The proteins below come from a single Salvelinus alpinus chromosome 18, SLU_Salpinus.1, whole genome shotgun sequence genomic window:
- the LOC139544478 gene encoding ras-related protein Rab-14 — translation MATAPYNYSYIFKYIIIGDMGVGKSCLLHQFTEKKFMADCPHTIGVEFGTRIIEVSGQKIKLQIWDTAGQERFRAVTRSYYRGAAGALMVYDITRRSTYNHLSSWLTDARNLTNPNTVIILIGNKADLEAQRDVTYEEAKQFAEENGLLFLEASAKTGENVEDAFLEAAKKIYQNIQDGSLDLNAAESGVQHKPSAPQGGPLSNEPQPQREGCGC, via the exons ATGGCCACCGCACCGTACAACTACTCCTACATTTTCAAATACATTATCATCG ggGACATGGGGGTAGGGAAGTCGTGTTTGCTTCATCAGTTCACAGAGAAGAAAT TCATGGCGGACTGCCCCCATACGATTGGCGTGGAGTTTGGCACGAGGATAATCGAGGTGAGCGGCCAGAAGATCAAGCTGCAGATCTGGGACACGGCGGGCCAGGAGCGCTTCAGGGCCGTCACGCGTAGTTACTACAGGGGGGCCGCGGGCGCACTCATGGTCTACGACATCAccag gAGAAGCACATACAACCACCTCAGCAGCTGGCTGACTGATGCCAGAAACCTCACCAACCCCAATACT GTGATCATTCTTATAGGTAACAAAGCAGACCTGGAAGCCCAGAGGGACGTCACGTATGAGGAGGCCAAGCAGTTTGCCGAGGAGAACG GTCTCTTATTCCTGGAAGCCAGCGCCAAAAC GGGTGAGAATGTGGAGGATGCCTTTCTGGAGGCGGCTAAGAAGATCTACCAGAACATCCAGGATGGCAGTCTGGACCTGAACGCTGCAGAGTCAGGTGTCCAACACAAGCCCTCTGCCCCCCAGGGAGGCCCACTATCCAACGAACCACAGCCCCAGAGGGAAGGCTGCGGCTgctaa